A region from the Brachyspira hampsonii genome encodes:
- the infC gene encoding translation initiation factor IF-3: MATVKKEGERINQFITAPEVRVVHDERGSLGVMSIKDALALAKSEGSDLVEIAPTAEPPVCKIINYGKYKFDIQKKSKEAKKKQKLVQLKEIKMRPQISIHDYNFKMKHIREFLDEGNKVKITIMFRGREMAHTEFGYELINKIIQDLENEASTEKPAKLEGKNLSAVLNPVKAKKTASDSEGSSAKKESSGNTEE, from the coding sequence ATGGCAACAGTAAAAAAAGAAGGAGAGAGAATTAATCAATTTATTACTGCACCAGAAGTTAGAGTTGTGCATGATGAGAGGGGAAGTCTTGGTGTAATGAGTATTAAAGATGCTCTTGCATTAGCAAAAAGCGAAGGTTCAGATTTGGTGGAGATAGCTCCTACAGCAGAACCTCCTGTTTGTAAGATTATCAATTATGGTAAGTATAAATTTGATATTCAGAAAAAGAGTAAAGAAGCTAAGAAAAAGCAGAAATTAGTTCAGCTTAAAGAAATTAAGATGCGTCCTCAGATAAGCATACATGATTACAACTTTAAAATGAAGCATATTCGTGAATTCTTAGATGAAGGTAATAAGGTAAAAATTACTATAATGTTTAGGGGTAGGGAAATGGCTCATACTGAATTCGGCTATGAACTTATCAATAAAATTATACAGGATTTAGAAAATGAAGCTTCTACGGAAAAACCTGCTAAATTAGAAGGTAAGAATCTATCAGCAGTGCTTAATCCGGTAAAAGCAAAAAAAACTGCTTCTGATTCTGAAGGTTCTTCTGCCAAAAAAGAATCTTCTGGAAATACTGAAGAATAA
- the rpmI gene encoding 50S ribosomal protein L35 — MKQKLKTKSGAKKRFRFSKTGKVKFAHAFGSHKFLSKRPDTKRKYRKARIADDTNMLEMPRLMPYGR, encoded by the coding sequence ATGAAACAAAAATTAAAAACAAAAAGCGGTGCAAAAAAACGTTTTAGATTTTCTAAAACAGGTAAAGTTAAATTTGCTCATGCATTTGGTAGCCACAAATTCTTAAGCAAAAGACCTGACACTAAAAGAAAATATCGTAAAGCTAGAATAGCTGATGATACTAATATGTTAGAAATGCCAAGATTAATGCCTTACGGCAGATAA
- a CDS encoding DMT family transporter, whose amino-acid sequence MKKFIPILPILSGIFWGGGGIFIRRLMELNINSFTVVSSRVILASIIFFISVFLYDRSLVKIKLKDLWIFISAGILGILGLNICYNEAVKQLSLSLSAILLSLSPIFVLIFANIFFKEKITAKKIICMILALLGCFFASGILETNETMHWTYFGIFIGFLGAFFYGLYSIFSKLAIIKNYNTLTVTLYALISIAVISLPFTDWKALSNVVIENGSGMLIFMLFHSLCTSVFPYAFFTIALGYMDAGKASILASGEPIAAMFFGIFFYHEIPTVLSVIGVLLTLTALTLLSLPEKNK is encoded by the coding sequence ATGAAAAAGTTTATACCAATTCTTCCTATATTATCCGGTATATTTTGGGGCGGCGGCGGAATATTTATCAGAAGACTTATGGAATTAAATATAAATAGTTTTACTGTAGTTTCTTCAAGAGTTATTTTAGCAAGCATAATATTTTTTATAAGCGTATTTTTATATGACAGATCTTTGGTAAAAATAAAATTAAAAGATTTATGGATATTTATTTCAGCCGGAATACTTGGAATATTAGGTCTTAATATTTGCTATAATGAGGCAGTAAAGCAATTATCATTATCTTTGTCCGCTATTCTTTTAAGTTTATCTCCTATATTTGTTTTAATATTTGCCAATATATTTTTTAAAGAGAAAATCACAGCAAAAAAAATTATTTGTATGATACTAGCATTATTAGGCTGTTTCTTTGCAAGCGGAATACTTGAAACTAATGAAACTATGCATTGGACATATTTTGGTATATTTATAGGTTTTTTAGGAGCTTTTTTCTACGGACTTTACAGCATATTCTCTAAACTTGCTATAATAAAAAATTATAATACATTGACAGTTACATTGTATGCCTTGATAAGCATAGCAGTAATATCACTTCCTTTTACTGATTGGAAAGCTCTTTCAAATGTTGTAATAGAAAATGGTTCAGGAATGTTGATTTTTATGCTTTTTCATTCTCTTTGTACATCAGTATTTCCTTATGCATTTTTTACTATAGCTTTAGGTTATATGGATGCTGGAAAGGCTTCTATATTGGCATCAGGAGAGCCTATAGCGGCAATGTTTTTTGGAATATTCTTTTATCATGAAATTCCTACTGTACTTTCTGTTATAGGTGTATTATTAACATTGACTGCTTTGACTTTGCTTAGTTTACCTGAAAAAAATAAATAA
- the rplT gene encoding 50S ribosomal protein L20 has product MRAVSGVVRKKKVKKILKMAKGYYGSHSKQMKQAKEAVIRGLKYAYRDRRQKKRMMRRLWTLRINAACRPLGISYSKFINGLKKANVIIDRKALSNLAIDDYKAFEAVVEVAKKALA; this is encoded by the coding sequence ATGAGAGCAGTTAGCGGTGTAGTAAGAAAGAAAAAAGTTAAAAAAATATTAAAGATGGCTAAAGGTTACTATGGTTCTCATAGTAAGCAAATGAAACAAGCTAAAGAAGCTGTAATAAGAGGCTTAAAATACGCTTATCGTGATAGAAGACAGAAAAAAAGAATGATGAGACGCTTATGGACTTTAAGAATCAATGCAGCTTGCAGACCTTTAGGGATATCTTACAGTAAGTTCATTAACGGACTTAAAAAAGCTAATGTTATAATTGACAGAAAAGCTTTATCTAATTTGGCTATTGATGATTATAAAGCATTCGAAGCTGTAGTTGAGGTAGCTAAAAAAGCACTTGCTTAA
- a CDS encoding M24 family metallopeptidase, which produces MNANRLNRVIDSMKEKDIYQFVITDRMSIYYLTNINIHSGERFLGLYINQDNEVHLINNQLFPLNNNDIDILYYSDTESAVKKLSKFVHKDKNIGIDKAMTSNFLLEMMDLNIAESYLNASSCIDYVRMQKDEEEIKKMIKASEINDKSMNDIINFIKAGMKEIDVLEELKLIYKRNGVDGGFSFTPIIAFAENAANPHYSTGNTMIGDNGCLVIDMGCMHDGYCSDMTRTIFFGEPDDEAKKIYNIVKTANERAIDKVKEGLKFSDIDNEARSYITENGYGEYFTHRTGHCIGMDVHEYGDVSSVHHSLLKEGMIFSIEPGIYCYDKKVGVRIEDLILVTKEGHKNLNSFTKEMIIK; this is translated from the coding sequence ATGAATGCTAATAGATTAAACAGAGTTATTGATTCTATGAAAGAAAAAGATATTTATCAATTTGTTATAACAGATAGAATGTCAATATATTATCTTACAAATATTAATATACATTCGGGAGAAAGATTTTTAGGACTTTATATTAATCAGGATAATGAAGTTCATCTTATTAATAATCAGCTTTTTCCATTAAATAATAATGATATAGATATTTTATACTATTCAGATACAGAAAGTGCTGTTAAAAAACTGTCTAAGTTTGTACATAAAGATAAAAATATCGGAATTGATAAAGCTATGACATCAAATTTCCTTCTTGAGATGATGGATCTTAATATTGCAGAAAGTTATTTAAATGCGTCAAGCTGTATAGACTATGTAAGAATGCAAAAGGATGAAGAAGAAATAAAAAAGATGATAAAGGCATCAGAGATTAATGATAAAAGTATGAATGATATTATTAATTTTATAAAAGCCGGCATGAAAGAGATTGATGTATTAGAGGAATTGAAACTTATATATAAAAGAAATGGAGTAGACGGAGGTTTTTCATTTACACCAATAATAGCTTTTGCAGAGAATGCTGCTAATCCTCATTATTCTACAGGCAATACTATGATAGGAGATAATGGATGTTTAGTTATAGATATGGGCTGTATGCATGATGGGTATTGTTCGGATATGACTAGAACTATATTTTTTGGAGAGCCTGATGATGAGGCTAAAAAAATATATAATATAGTAAAAACTGCTAATGAAAGAGCTATTGATAAAGTAAAAGAAGGATTAAAATTTTCAGATATAGATAATGAGGCGCGTTCATATATAACAGAAAATGGATATGGAGAATATTTTACCCATAGAACTGGGCATTGCATAGGTATGGATGTTCATGAATATGGAGATGTTAGTTCTGTTCATCATTCATTATTAAAAGAGGGTATGATATTCTCAATAGAACCAGGTATTTATTGCTATGATAAGAAAGTTGGTGTAAGAATAGAGGATTTGATACTTGTAACTAAAGAGGGACATAAAAACTTGAATAGTTTCACAAAAGAAATGATAATAAAATAA